The proteins below come from a single Dermatophilaceae bacterium Soc4.6 genomic window:
- a CDS encoding 2'-5' RNA ligase family protein gives MSAARVDVDSDPDSSPGSGAQVMGVSIPVPAPWGEHLQAKRASYGDPLAGLVPTHVTLLGPTAVAAQEIDDLIAHLVAVAESVEPFTMVLRGTGTFRPVSDVVFVQVARGISGCELLQQAIATPRWAGEHLTYPYHPHVTVAHDVDERALDLAFDDLGDWSAAFEVTSFHLYARAVDGTWTSRRRFGLGGVPDTSASEASTPR, from the coding sequence ATGTCTGCAGCCCGGGTCGACGTCGACTCCGACCCCGACTCCAGTCCCGGCTCCGGCGCCCAGGTGATGGGGGTGTCCATACCGGTCCCCGCGCCCTGGGGCGAGCACCTGCAGGCCAAGCGCGCGTCCTACGGTGACCCGCTGGCGGGGCTCGTGCCGACCCACGTCACCCTCCTCGGGCCGACCGCCGTGGCGGCGCAGGAGATCGACGACCTCATCGCCCACCTGGTCGCGGTCGCCGAGTCGGTCGAGCCGTTCACCATGGTGCTGCGCGGCACCGGCACCTTCCGCCCGGTCTCCGACGTCGTCTTCGTGCAGGTGGCCCGGGGCATCTCGGGGTGCGAGCTGCTGCAGCAGGCGATCGCGACCCCACGCTGGGCCGGCGAGCACCTCACCTACCCCTACCACCCGCACGTGACCGTGGCGCACGACGTCGACGAGCGTGCCCTCGACCTGGCCTTCGACGACCTGGGCGACTGGTCCGCAGCCTTCGAGGTGACGAGCTTCCACCTCTATGCGCGAGCGGTCGACGGCACCTGGACGTCACGTCGCCGGTTCGGCCTGGGCGGGGTCCCGGACACCTCCGCGTCGGAAGCGAGCACCCCCCGATGA